A stretch of Arthrobacter sp. NEB 688 DNA encodes these proteins:
- a CDS encoding cupin domain-containing protein, with product MSAVPGIPQVDPPDESAEEVVERLGMVPIPEEGAWYVAGPRTQGLNAITVLLTNRPDGFSAMHRLAVDEGWQWLGGAPAALLRLRPGGSGVLNYVGGEHSQVLVRRGTWMGATTLGWWTLLSCWCAPAFRPEHFELGRRDDLVAQYPRFGEEIRTLTREQPVGRMR from the coding sequence GTGAGCGCGGTGCCGGGCATCCCCCAGGTCGACCCGCCGGACGAGAGCGCCGAGGAGGTCGTCGAGCGGCTCGGCATGGTCCCGATCCCCGAGGAGGGCGCCTGGTACGTCGCCGGGCCCCGGACCCAGGGCCTCAACGCGATCACCGTGCTGCTCACCAACCGGCCCGACGGCTTCTCGGCGATGCACCGCCTCGCCGTCGACGAGGGCTGGCAGTGGCTCGGCGGTGCGCCCGCCGCCCTCCTGCGGCTGCGCCCGGGCGGCTCCGGCGTCCTCAACTACGTCGGCGGCGAGCACTCGCAGGTCCTCGTGCGCCGGGGCACCTGGATGGGCGCGACGACCCTCGGCTGGTGGACCCTCCTCTCGTGCTGGTGCGCCCCGGCGTTCCGGCCCGAGCACTTCGAGCTCGGCCGGCGCGACGACCTCGTCGCGCAGTACCCCCGCTTCGGCGAGGAGATCCGCACCCTGACCCGCGAGCAGCCGGTCGGACGGATGCGGTGA
- a CDS encoding amidohydrolase family protein, which translates to MSRLVIDGAAYVVTVDEADTVLRDTTVVVEDGTITEVRPAADGPVDGDEVLDARGRLLLPGLVNLHTHLPMTLLRGLAEDVDLQGFLTRVWAAEGAVMDPPTVELGATLGALESLLGGCTTQLDMYFHHEAAHRGAVAAGSRHVIGPVFMAGPGPDGLAWEERIALMRAWPEAMAALGGPAVPVSAMPHATYTCSPEDLAEVVATLREVRGEGPALLTTHVSENAAENDDVAARYGATPTEVLDGAGWLEGDLPLVVGHGVHLSATDRERLAAAGAAVAHCAGSNQKLASGALPWETVRASGVRLGIGTDGCSSSNDLDMWQAMRQAALLARLTSGRPDVASAHEVLRAATVEGARALGLGDVLGSVEVGKRADLVLLDLEKPHLTPVHDVHALLVFAAGRADVTDVVVDGEVVVRDGRSTRVDTPALLARAREVGATARAAAEAS; encoded by the coding sequence ATGAGCCGGCTGGTCATCGACGGCGCCGCGTACGTCGTCACGGTCGACGAGGCCGACACCGTCCTGCGCGACACGACCGTCGTCGTCGAGGACGGCACGATCACCGAGGTGCGGCCCGCGGCCGACGGCCCGGTCGACGGCGACGAGGTCCTCGACGCCCGCGGCCGGCTGCTGCTGCCCGGCCTGGTCAACCTCCACACCCACCTGCCGATGACCCTCCTGCGCGGGCTCGCCGAGGACGTCGACCTCCAGGGATTCCTCACCCGGGTGTGGGCGGCCGAGGGTGCGGTGATGGACCCGCCGACCGTCGAGCTCGGCGCCACCCTCGGGGCGCTCGAGTCGCTGCTCGGCGGCTGCACGACCCAGCTCGACATGTACTTCCACCACGAGGCGGCGCACCGCGGCGCGGTGGCCGCGGGCAGCCGGCACGTCATCGGGCCGGTGTTCATGGCAGGGCCCGGCCCCGACGGCCTCGCGTGGGAGGAGCGCATCGCCCTGATGCGCGCCTGGCCCGAGGCGATGGCGGCGCTCGGCGGCCCGGCGGTGCCCGTCTCGGCGATGCCGCACGCGACGTACACCTGCTCCCCCGAGGACCTGGCCGAGGTCGTCGCGACGCTGCGCGAGGTGCGTGGCGAGGGGCCCGCGCTGCTGACGACCCACGTCTCCGAGAACGCGGCCGAGAACGACGACGTCGCGGCCCGCTACGGCGCGACCCCGACCGAGGTCCTCGACGGCGCCGGCTGGCTCGAGGGCGACCTGCCGCTCGTCGTCGGCCACGGCGTGCACCTCTCCGCCACCGACCGCGAGCGCCTGGCGGCCGCGGGCGCCGCCGTCGCCCACTGCGCCGGCTCGAACCAGAAGCTGGCGAGCGGCGCGCTGCCGTGGGAGACGGTGCGCGCGAGCGGGGTCCGCCTCGGCATCGGCACCGACGGCTGCTCGAGCTCGAACGACCTCGACATGTGGCAGGCGATGCGCCAGGCGGCGCTGCTGGCGCGCCTGACGAGCGGCCGGCCCGACGTCGCGAGCGCCCACGAGGTGCTCCGCGCGGCGACCGTCGAGGGGGCGCGGGCCCTCGGCCTCGGCGACGTCCTCGGCTCGGTCGAGGTCGGCAAGCGGGCCGACCTGGTCCTGCTCGACCTCGAGAAGCCGCACCTGACGCCCGTCCACGACGTCCATGCGCTCCTCGTCTTCGCCGCCGGCCGCGCCGACGTGACCGACGTCGTCGTCGACGGCGAGGTCGTCGTCCGCGACGGGCGCAGCACCCGGGTCGACACCCCGGCGCTGCTCGCCCGCGCCCGCGAGGTGGGCGCCACCGCCCGGGCGGCGGCCGAGGCGTCGTGA
- a CDS encoding S-methyl-5'-thioinosine phosphorylase has product MSRPPLAVVAGTGFYDLEALEHRTDETVDTRWGPARVTRGRWHGLPVLFLTRHGPGHSVPPHLVNYRANIRALADLGVQDVVAVNVTGSIDPALAPGDLVCLDDFLDLTKQRPLTFFDGSGPEGVVHVDVSAPYHPALRRELLDAAAAVGRPMRDGGVYAAFEGPRFETAAEIRLARLAGGDVAGMTGVPEVTLAREAGLRYAAVSLVVNPATGVGDAAEPITMDEIDAVLARSRDAVLAVLDELVRTRATTTDPEEDAG; this is encoded by the coding sequence ATGAGCCGCCCGCCCCTCGCCGTCGTCGCCGGGACCGGCTTCTACGACCTCGAGGCCCTGGAGCACCGCACCGACGAGACGGTCGACACCCGGTGGGGCCCGGCCCGCGTCACCCGCGGCCGCTGGCACGGCCTGCCGGTGCTCTTCCTCACCCGGCACGGCCCCGGTCACTCGGTGCCGCCGCACCTCGTCAACTACCGCGCGAACATCCGCGCGCTCGCCGACCTCGGCGTTCAGGACGTCGTCGCGGTCAACGTCACCGGCTCGATCGACCCGGCCCTGGCGCCCGGCGACCTCGTCTGCCTCGACGACTTCCTCGACCTGACCAAGCAGCGCCCGCTCACCTTCTTCGACGGCTCCGGCCCCGAGGGCGTGGTCCACGTCGACGTCTCGGCGCCCTACCACCCGGCGCTGCGCCGCGAGCTGCTCGACGCGGCCGCCGCCGTCGGCCGGCCGATGCGCGACGGCGGGGTCTACGCCGCGTTCGAGGGGCCGCGCTTCGAGACCGCCGCGGAGATCCGGCTGGCCCGCCTCGCCGGCGGCGACGTCGCCGGGATGACCGGGGTCCCCGAGGTCACCCTCGCCCGCGAGGCCGGGCTGCGCTACGCCGCGGTCTCGCTCGTCGTCAACCCCGCGACCGGGGTCGGCGACGCCGCCGAGCCCATCACGATGGACGAGATCGACGCCGTGCTGGCCCGCAGCCGCGACGCCGTCCTCGCGGTGCTCGACGAGCTCGTCCGCACCCGCGCCACCACCACCGACCCCGAGGAGGACGCCGGATGA
- a CDS encoding gamma-glutamyltransferase codes for MGEVALAATGPVSLAAGRALADAGGNAVDVAVAAALAAMATEPGIVSLGGGAFVSVWAPGAEPVLVDGTVEMPGRGLPHEAFGGGVREVYTEYGGGVTMFAGHGSVATPGAAAACEDVVTRFGRAGWSDVVAPAAAACRDGYPMGGAAARYLGFVAGSLFGRDPEAHGVVTRPDGTPLRAGDVTTNGLLADVLELVGRDGARVLTTGEVGRAMVADMAAHGGLVTADDLAAYRVLEREPVRRTVGDWDLAANPPPSVGGPMLAVMLGELARRGSYDWDDVLAVQLAVLRYRLEVHDVSPDLDAAGHALLSSVDRHGLAGLPTSASTAHVSAVDADGLACAVTVSAGYGAGVTVPGTGMLLNNALGEPELNRLGLHALAPGTRLASNMAPTTGRTADGRVIAVGSPGADRITTALMQVLGQGCLHGADLTTAIEAPRLHVRFDAGGRPVVEHESDPAISAAIHRAGLAATDHGARSMYFGGVGAAYRHEDGVLSAAGDPRREAAVAVLGTS; via the coding sequence ATGGGTGAGGTGGCGCTGGCGGCGACCGGTCCGGTGTCGCTCGCGGCGGGCCGGGCCCTGGCCGACGCGGGCGGCAACGCCGTCGACGTCGCCGTCGCCGCGGCGCTCGCCGCGATGGCCACGGAGCCCGGCATCGTCTCGCTCGGCGGCGGTGCCTTCGTGTCGGTCTGGGCGCCGGGCGCCGAGCCGGTGCTCGTCGACGGCACCGTCGAGATGCCGGGGCGCGGCCTGCCCCACGAGGCGTTCGGCGGCGGTGTGCGCGAGGTGTACACGGAGTACGGGGGCGGCGTGACGATGTTCGCCGGTCACGGGTCGGTCGCGACCCCCGGCGCCGCCGCCGCGTGCGAGGACGTCGTGACCCGCTTCGGACGGGCGGGCTGGTCCGACGTCGTCGCCCCGGCCGCCGCCGCCTGCCGCGACGGCTACCCGATGGGCGGTGCGGCCGCGCGCTACCTCGGCTTCGTCGCGGGCAGTCTCTTCGGCCGGGACCCCGAGGCCCACGGTGTCGTGACCCGCCCGGACGGCACCCCGCTGCGGGCCGGTGACGTCACGACCAACGGCCTGCTCGCCGACGTCCTCGAGCTCGTCGGCCGCGACGGCGCCCGCGTGCTCACGACCGGCGAGGTCGGCCGGGCGATGGTGGCCGACATGGCCGCGCACGGCGGGCTCGTCACGGCCGACGACCTGGCCGCCTACCGGGTGCTCGAGCGCGAGCCGGTGCGCCGCACGGTCGGCGACTGGGACCTCGCCGCGAACCCGCCTCCCTCCGTGGGCGGCCCGATGCTCGCGGTGATGCTCGGCGAGCTCGCCCGCCGTGGCTCCTACGACTGGGACGACGTGCTGGCGGTGCAGCTCGCGGTACTGCGCTACCGGCTCGAGGTGCACGACGTCTCGCCGGACCTCGACGCGGCGGGCCACGCCCTGCTCTCCTCGGTCGACCGGCACGGCCTCGCCGGCCTGCCGACGTCGGCCTCGACGGCGCACGTCTCGGCGGTCGACGCCGACGGGCTCGCCTGTGCCGTCACGGTGTCCGCCGGCTACGGCGCGGGTGTCACGGTGCCGGGCACCGGGATGCTCCTCAACAACGCGCTCGGGGAGCCCGAGCTGAACCGGCTGGGCCTGCACGCGCTCGCGCCGGGCACCCGCCTCGCGTCGAACATGGCACCGACGACCGGTCGCACGGCGGACGGCCGGGTCATCGCCGTCGGCTCGCCGGGCGCCGACCGCATCACGACCGCGCTCATGCAGGTGCTCGGGCAGGGCTGCCTCCACGGCGCGGACCTGACGACCGCCATCGAGGCGCCGCGCCTCCACGTGCGCTTCGACGCGGGCGGACGGCCGGTCGTCGAGCACGAGTCGGACCCGGCCATCAGCGCGGCGATCCACCGGGCCGGGCTGGCCGCCACCGACCACGGCGCACGCTCGATGTACTTCGGTGGCGTCGGCGCCGCCTACCGCCACGAGGACGGTGTCCTCAGCGCCGCGGGCGACCCGCGGCGCGAGGCCGCGGTGGCGGTGCTCGGCACCTCCTGA